Proteins co-encoded in one Candidatus Eisenbacteria bacterium genomic window:
- a CDS encoding sigma-54-dependent Fis family transcriptional regulator — protein MKLRIRIADDEELIRKSLVKLLTAEGYEVDAVGSAAEVLESVRNDPPQILVLDLRLPDGSGLELLPRLKSIEPDLKVVVITAFGDLPTAVQAMRQGATDFIKKPYEMHEMVLAIERLKVGIVRENQLDAFRRGELESFLKTKIVGEAAAMRRVWDLVGKVSKSEATTVLIEGESGTGKDLVARGIHFESARRGAPFLALNCSSFQEQLLENELFGHERGAFTDAREPKRGLVELADQGTLFLDEIADLPAATQAKFLRFIEDRTFKRVGGATDQTVDLRIVAATNRDLDQTVKEGRFRQDLYYRLKVVSILLPPLRERGEDIQLLTRHFLEHYNEKFRKRFASIAPEVEEVFRSYRWPGNVRELRNLIERIVLLEEDETLREDHLPAEMIVEVESVPRVLRDALSARGEGEEDMPTLAEVEREHILKVLDSTDGNRSRTARILGISRQSLIERIKRIAASRETQAQDDSTRARSLR, from the coding sequence ATGAAACTGCGAATCCGGATCGCCGACGACGAGGAGCTGATCCGCAAGTCCCTCGTGAAGCTTCTGACCGCCGAGGGATACGAGGTCGACGCGGTCGGCTCGGCGGCCGAGGTGCTCGAGTCCGTCCGGAACGACCCGCCCCAAATCCTCGTTCTCGATCTCCGGCTCCCCGACGGCAGCGGCCTCGAGCTCCTGCCCCGGCTCAAGAGCATCGAACCCGATCTCAAAGTCGTCGTGATCACCGCCTTCGGCGATCTGCCCACGGCGGTCCAGGCCATGCGCCAGGGCGCCACCGATTTCATCAAGAAGCCGTACGAGATGCACGAGATGGTGCTGGCGATCGAGCGGCTCAAGGTCGGCATCGTGCGCGAGAACCAGCTCGATGCGTTCCGGCGCGGGGAGCTGGAATCCTTTCTCAAGACCAAGATCGTGGGCGAGGCGGCCGCCATGCGCCGGGTCTGGGATTTGGTGGGGAAGGTGTCCAAGAGCGAGGCCACGACCGTTCTCATCGAAGGAGAGAGCGGCACCGGCAAGGATCTGGTCGCCCGCGGGATCCACTTCGAGAGCGCGAGGCGCGGGGCGCCGTTTCTCGCCCTGAACTGTTCCTCGTTCCAGGAGCAGCTGCTCGAAAACGAGCTCTTCGGTCACGAACGCGGGGCGTTCACGGACGCCCGGGAGCCGAAGCGCGGTTTGGTGGAGCTTGCCGACCAGGGGACTCTGTTCCTCGACGAGATTGCGGATCTCCCGGCGGCGACCCAGGCCAAGTTTCTCCGGTTCATCGAGGACCGGACATTCAAGCGGGTCGGCGGGGCCACGGACCAGACGGTGGACCTGCGTATCGTCGCGGCCACGAACCGCGACTTGGACCAAACCGTCAAGGAAGGCCGGTTTCGCCAGGACCTCTACTACCGGCTCAAGGTGGTTTCGATCCTCCTGCCGCCGCTTCGGGAGCGCGGGGAGGATATTCAGCTCCTGACCCGGCACTTCCTCGAGCACTACAACGAAAAATTCCGGAAGCGCTTCGCGTCGATCGCTCCCGAAGTCGAAGAGGTCTTCCGCTCCTACCGATGGCCCGGGAACGTCCGCGAGCTCCGGAACCTGATCGAGCGAATCGTGCTTCTGGAGGAGGACGAGACCCTCCGCGAGGATCACCTTCCCGCCGAAATGATTGTGGAGGTGGAGTCGGTTCCGCGGGTTCTTCGCGACGCGCTCTCCGCGCGAGGTGAGGGAGAGGAGGACATGCCGACGCTCGCCGAGGTGGAGCGGGAGCACATCCTCAAGGTTCTCGATTCCACCGACGGGAACCGGTCCCGCACCGCGCGTATTCTCGGGATATCCCGGCAGAGCTTGATCGAGCGGATCAAGCGGATCGCCGCATCGCGCGAAACGCAGGCGCAGGACGACTCGACCCGCGCTCGATCTCTTCGTTAG
- a CDS encoding GAF domain-containing protein, translated as MGKARRIAAAIRQMGPYRWVGIYDVSPEEIRVIAWSGPDAPAHPRFPASQGLCGAAVQGRTTVAVGDVAEDPRYLTTLGTTRSEIVVPALGQPTGPVVGLLDVESELLNAFGEEDRRRLEECAAAIRPLWLETAALEP; from the coding sequence GTGGGAAAGGCCAGACGAATCGCCGCCGCGATCCGTCAGATGGGCCCCTACCGCTGGGTCGGGATCTACGATGTGTCTCCCGAGGAGATCCGCGTCATCGCCTGGAGCGGGCCGGATGCGCCTGCTCATCCACGGTTCCCCGCGAGCCAGGGTCTCTGCGGCGCCGCGGTTCAAGGCCGGACGACCGTGGCGGTCGGGGATGTAGCGGAGGATCCGCGATACCTCACGACGCTCGGCACGACGCGCTCCGAGATCGTCGTTCCCGCCCTGGGGCAGCCGACCGGACCGGTGGTCGGTTTGCTCGACGTGGAAAGCGAGCTCCTCAATGCGTTCGGCGAGGAGGACCGCCGCCGCCTCGAGGAATGCGCGGCCGCGATCAGGCCGCTGTGGCTGGAGACCGCGGCGTTGGAGCCGTAG